In one window of Gossypium hirsutum isolate 1008001.06 chromosome A01, Gossypium_hirsutum_v2.1, whole genome shotgun sequence DNA:
- the LOC107917211 gene encoding receptor-like protein 33 translates to MIVALAAQHQWTIHQLDVKSAFLNGFLEEEIYIEQPQGFVITGRMNYFLGMEVNQTEKGIFLCQSSFTMKILDKFSMKNCKPTSTPMAVGVKLSRQGSGEPICETMYKSLIGSLLYLTATRPDIMFAVSVLSRYMNCCNDQHFRAAKRVLRYIKGTIGHGVLFKRAKNMKLIGYVDSDWAGSSDDMRSTSGYAFSLGSGMFCWSSKKQSLVAQSTAEAEYFLDLSGNKLVGSLPSKVSGLSQLSILRLDHNFLSGRVPSWLFSLPSLVELMLNSNKLNGTFELDKLSEISKLEQLSLSDNALSSFTSASNANYSLPNLVSLELSSCNISKFPNFVRNLEGLYFLNLSYNRVHVIEADMFLKLKGLEVLDLSHNIPLFVRNNSEVDLVLPLFVELSLSSCNITELSNFLTTQESLNFLDLSNNNIQGQVTEQENNWGSNLVDLDLSKNLLTALEYYPWKSIEILDLGSNLLEGPLVTPPPSTMVFLISNNRLNGEIPSSICDPARSDYLLILDLSYNNLSGAISKCLGLRHLAGLNLQGNSFHGNVLDFCVERNSVLESLNLNKNDFDGSLPKSLANCSGLEVLNLGNNKINDTYPYWLGDLPGLKVLVLRSNYFHGQIAHSANKSHFSNLQILDLSHNMFSGFLPTTYFTNFKGMMNLANVDMAYMGGPSQYYTDSIVLTMKGEEIVLERILTIFAAIDMSSNRFEGTIPETVGNLISLIVLNFSHNHLTGHIPSSLGNLAALESLDLSCNRLVGEIPSQLTGLNFLEVLNLSDNHLVGLIPQGKQFNTFLNDSYVGNTGLCGFPVSKSCGRSDPPPAIYDEREVDSAFGLNGKFVMMGYGCGLVFGFSAGYIMMTIRKPKWLVGMIQRAGNRVLRRFKKNR, encoded by the exons ATGATAGTTGCCTTGGCTGCTCAACATCAGTGGACCATTCATCAGCTTGATGTTAAGTCTGCATTTCTCAATGGCTTCCTGGAAGAAGAGATCTACATCGAGCAGCCTCAAGGATTTGTGATCACTG GCAGAATGAACTACTTCCTTGGAATGGAAGTGAACCAAACAGAAAAGGGAATCTTTCTTTGTCAGAGTTCTTTTACTATGAAGATCCTGGACAAGTTCTCTATGAAGAACTGCAAGCCAACAAGCACACCAATGGCTGTTGGAGTGAAGCTTTCGAGGCAAGGGAGTGGTGAACCAATTTGTGAGACCATGTACAAGAGTCTCATTGGTAGTCTGTTGTATTTGACTGCCACAAGGCCCGATATCATGTTTGCTGTTAGTGTGCTATCAAGATACATGAATTGCTGCAATGATCAGCACTTCCGAGCAGCTAAAAGAGTGCTGAGATACATCAAAGGCACCATTGGTCATGGTGTATTGTTCAAAAGGGCCAAAAACATGAAGTTAATAGGCTAtgttgatagtgactgggctggatcAAGTGATGACATGAGAAGCACATCCGGATATGCATTCAGTCTTGGCTcaggcatgttttgctggagttctaaGAAACAAAGTCTGGTGGCACAGTCAAcagcagaagctgaatat TTTCTAGATCTTTCGGGAAACAAGTTGGTGGGTTCCCTTCCATCAAAAGTGAGTGGGCTTTCACAACTTAGTATTCTACGCCTTGATCACAACTTTCTCAGTGGCAGGGTACCATCCTGGTTGTTCTCTCTTCCATCTTTAGTTGAGTTAATGCTTAACAGTAACAAGCTGAATGGCACCTTTGAATTGGACAAACTATCAGAGATCAGCAAACTTGAGCAGCTCTCTCTCTCAGATAATGCTTTGTCATCATTCACCAGTGCAAGCAATGCCAATTACTCTTTGCCTAATCTTGTGAGTTTAGAACTATCTTCTTGCAACATCAGCAAATTTCCAAATTTTGTAAGAAATCTAGAAGGTTTGTACTTTCTAAACCTTTCTTACAATAGAGTTCATGTTATCGAGGCAGATATGTTTCTAAAGCTTAAAGGCCTTGAGGTTTTGGATCTTTCACACAACATTCCGCTGTTTGTGAGAAACAATAGCGAGGTTGATCTTGTTTTGCCCTTATTTGTCGAATTGTCATTGTCTTCTTGTAATATAACTGAATTGTCAAATTTCTTGACAACACAAGAGAGTTTGAATTTTTTAGACCTTTCAAACAACAACATTCAAGGCCAAGTTACAGAACAAGAAAACAATTGGGGAAGCAACCTAGTGGATCTTGATCTTTCTAAAAATTTGTTGACAGCTCTAGAATATTATCCATGGAAGAGTATTGAAATTCTTGACCTTGGCTCCAACCTGCTAGAAGGGCCACTTGTAACACCACCACCTTCCACGATGGTTTTCTTAATCTCAAACAACAGATTAAATGGAGAAATTCCATCTTCGATATGCGATCCAGCGCGTTCGGATTACCTTCTTATTCTCGACTTGTCCTATAACAACTTGAGTGGAGCAATCTCAAAATGTCTGGGCTTGAGACACCTTGCAGGTTTAAATTTGCAAGGGAATAGTTTCCATGGAAACGTCCTTGATTTTTGTGTTGAGAGAAATTCCGTGTTAGAAAGTCTTAACCTTAACAAGAATGATTTTGATGGGTCCTTGCCTAAATCCTTGGCCAATTGTTCTGGTTTAGAAGTGTTGAATCTTGGAAACAACAAGATAAATGACACATATCCCTATTGGTTGGGAGATCTTCCTGGGCTAAAAGTTCTTGTGTTGCGCTCCAACTATTTTCATGGTCAAATAGCCCATTCTGCAAATAAGTCGCATTTCTCGAATCTGCAAATTTTAGACCTCTCGCATAATATGTTCTCTGGTTTTCTGCCAACAACATACTTCACAAATTTCAAAGGTATGATGAATTTGGCCAATGTTGATATGGCTTATATGGGAGGTCCTTCTCAATATTACACAGATTCCATAGTTCTCACAATGAAAGGTGAGGAGATTGTGCTAGAGAGAATTCTAACTATTTTTGCAGCCATCGATATGTCAAGCAACAGATTCGAAGGAACAATTCCAGAAACAGTTGGAAACCTTATTTCTCTCATAGTGCTCAACTTCTCTCATAATCACTTAACTGGTCATATTCCTTCCTCATTAGGGAATCTGGCAGCACTGGAGTCACTAGATCTCTCGTGCAACAGACTTGTAGGCGAGATACCTTCACAATTGACTGGTTTGAATTTTCTTGAAGTGTTAAACCTGTCAGACAACCACCTTGTCGGTCTCATACCTCAGGGAAAACAATTCAACACCTTTCTCAACGATTCCTACGTCGGCAATACAGGATTGTGTGGGTTTCCCGTGTCAAAAAGCTGTGGCCGTAGTGATCCACCGCCAGCAATTTATGATGAACGGGAAGTTGACTCTGCATTTGGATTGAATGGGAAATTTGTAATGATGGGTTATGGATGTGGATTGGTTTTTGGATTTTCAGCTGGATACATCATGATGACAATTCGGAAACCAAAATGGCTCGTCGGGATGATTCAACGAGCAGGCAACAGAGTTCTTAGGAGATTCAAGAAAAATCGTTGA
- the LOC121204630 gene encoding cytosolic sulfotransferase 12 has translation MVLFRSLQLGRLLTGTTWLKAIIPTIMNPMGRMNDDNNDPLLKRHPNELMPSLEVQLFKENPNPDLSYMPSPRIFRTHVPYPMLPESVKNSACKIVYITRDPKDMFVSLWHCLNSLVTTQGNDPWPMDEAFDSFCRGVHVFGPFHDHV, from the exons ATGGTGTTGTTCAGATCTTTACAACTGGGAAGGCTTCTG ACAGGCACCACATGGCTCAAGGCTATCATCCCAACAATAATGAATCCCATGGGTCGCATGAATGATGATAACAATGACCCTTTGCTCAAACGTCATCCTAATGAGCTAATGCCATCTCTGGAAGTCCAGCTTTTCAAGGAAAATCCCAATCCTGATCTCTCATATATGCCTTCTCCAAGAATATTCCGAACCCATGTCCCTTACCCTATGTTACCCGAATCTGTTAAAAACTCAGCTTGCAAGATCGTGTATATCACTCGAGACCCTAAGGACATGTTTGTGTCATTGTGGCACTGTTTGAACTCTTTGGTTACTACCCAGGGAAATGATCCATGGCCAATGGATGAAGCTTTTGACAGCTTTTGCAGAGGGGTTCATGTCTTCGGACCATTCCATGACCATGTTTAA
- the LOC107932786 gene encoding adenylyltransferase and sulfurtransferase MOCS3, translating to MESNGGGASPIRREIEALKEEKARIEQRISVLEAQLQEEASLAPQQQQNDGVCNGFCPSEISSVDANLAHGLSADSIYRYSRHLLLPSFGVQAQSNLLKSSILVVGAGGLGSPALLYLAACGVGRLGIVDHDVVELNNMHRQVIHTEAYIGQPKVKSAAAACRSINSTIQIVEHKQALRTSNALEILSQYDIVVDATDNAPSRYMISDCCVVLGKPLVSGAALGLEGQLTVYNYKGGPCYRCLFPTPPPTTACQRCSDSGVLGVVPGIIGCLQALEAIKIASDIGEPLSGRMLLFDALSARIRIVKIRGRSLQCEVCGENTTFNQQQFKDLDYEKFTQSPLSTSPQKLKLLSPDSRITSKEYKERIISGEPHVLVDVRPELHYKIVSIPNSLNIPLASLEARLPEISSALKEQQKESTGSGANLYVICRRGNDSQRAVDYLRNKGFDLAKDIVGGLDSWANDVDPNFPMY from the exons ATGGAGTCCAACGGCGGCGGCGCGTCACCTATCCGTCGAGAAATCGAAGCTTTGAAGGAAGAAAAAGCCCGGATTGAGCAAAGGATTTCGGTCCTCGAAGCTCAGCTCCAAGAAGAAGCTTCATTAGCACCTCAGCAGCAGCAAAACGACGGCGTCTGCAATGGTTTTTGTCCTTCGGAAATATCCTCCGTCGATGCCAATCTGGCTCACGGGTTATCGGCGGATAGTATTTACCGTTACAGCCGTCATCTTTTGCTTCCTTCTTTTGGAGTCCAAG CACAATCAAATCTCTTGAAGTCTTCAATATTGGTTGTTGGAGCTGGAGGTTTGGGTTCGCCGGCTTTATTATATCTTGCAGCTTGTGGTGTTG GTCGCTTGGGTATCGTTGATCATGATGTTGTTGAGCTTAATAATATGCATAGGCAG GTTATTCACACTGAAGCATACATTGGTCAGCCAAAAGTGAAGTCTGCTGCTGCTGCTTGCCGCTC GATCAACTCCACTATACAGATTGTTGAACACAAACAAGCTTTGCGCACATCTAATGCTTTGGAAATTTTGAGCCA ATATGACATAGTTGTCGATGCAACAGACAATGCTCCCAGTCGATACATGATAAGCGATTGCTGTGTTGTGTTGGGAAAG CCTCTAGTATCGGGTGCTGCACTAGGATTGGAAGGGCAG CTGACAGTATACAATTACAAAGGAGGTCCGTGTTATCGATGCTTATTTCCAACTCCTCCTCCTACAACTGCTTGTCAAAGATGCTCGGATAGTGGAGTTCTTGGAGTTG TTCCTGGAATTATTGGCTGTCTTCAAGCTCTAGAGGCCATTAAAATAGCCAGCGATATTGGTGAACCGCTTTCAGGACGGATGCTTCTTTTTGATGCATTATCAGCTAGGATTCGAATT GTCAAAATAAGAGGCAGGTCTTTGCAATGCGAAGTTTGTGGAGAAAATACGACATTTAACCAACAGCAATTCAAAGATCTTGATTATGAGAAGTTCACTCAATCGCCATTGTCAACC TCTCCGCAAAAGCTGAAACTACTCTCCCCGGATTCTAGAATAACCAGTAAAGAGTACAAAGAGAGGATCATAAGTGGGGAACCACATGTTTTGGTGGATGTTCGACCGGAACTTCACTACAAGATAGTTTCTATCCCCAACTCATTGAACATTCCGCTCGCGAGCTTGGAGGCTCGACTGCCCGAAATATCTTCCGCACTTAAAGAACAACAGAAGGAAAGCACTGGATCGGGAGCTAACCTATATGTAATATGCAGAAGAGGTAATGATTCTCAAAGGGCCGTTGATTACCTCCGAAACAAGGGATTCGATTTAGCTAAGGATATTGTCGGGGGCTTGGATTCATGGGCCAATGATGTTGATCCCAATTTTCCTATGTATTAA